The genomic region GGGCTTTTGACTCAGATGATATAACTAAGTTCTGGCCATGCCAGACGTAAGCGGCAAGATTTCGGGCGACAGTCATTAGCTCGTTGGGAAGTACAAACTGAGGATTGTCTGCGGGAACTGGTTCAAAAGGCACACCGGCATCAACAGCCAATTTGTGCATCAGATACAAAGGAATTCTGGAGTATTCGCCCCGAACCTCCCGGTCAAGCCAGAGGTGCAAAGCCACATTATTTCCACTCAGACTCGGCTGGGTTGGGTTGGCAGCATTGGCAGGCGTTTCTGCTCAATTTCCAGAGTCGCCAGTGGGTCGTGTGAACCAATCCAGCCCTCGCCCCTAATGAGCGCCCGCTCCTGCAACATGCGCGAGAACTCAAAGCTGGCCTCAGGGTTTCGGCGGTCTTTGCCTGTGATCACCAATGGCGGGCAAACTTCAATTCGCTCACGAAACCTGTCTGGATACCCTCCACCGATATCCGAATGTGCGCCCGGTAAAACCCACTCGTCGAAATTCTCAGGCAAGTTACCCGATTCACTTCGAAGGCTGTTTAACGAAAAGTTGTGCCGGCGCTCATCCCAGGCAACAAACTGGACTGCTCGCTGGGCATGCTCCGATTTTACGTTGACGTTGACGCGTCCCGTTTCAGCATCGTGAGCGGAGAATTCCAGATTACCCACATCGGCGACTCCGGCAACAGTGTCAAACAATCCCAGAAACCGAACGGTAACTTTCTCAGGCCATGGGATGCCTTCTCGCTCGAAAGCTCTGACCAATGCCCCTTTGTATTCACCGTACAAAGAGCCTGTTGTGTCATAAACCTCCCGACTGACGAAATGCCGTGCCGTTGCCGCGCCCCTGCTAAAACCAAATACATCGATGACCAGTTCATCAACAGGATCATTGACTCGGTTAGCGATCTCAAAGGTGAGCTGTTCTGCACCTTCCTTAACCTTCTTGAGGATGCCTTGCTCTCCCAGTCCCAACCCCATACTTTGGCCGTCATCGGGCTGACCAAACTTGGTACCCACACCTGAGGCATAAACGGATAGCCTTGGGTAATTACGGCACCGCAGCCTGTCACATCACCTACCCGGGCAATGGGCTTGCCTTCAACAAGGATGCTGGAACCGTTGGGCATTATGGGGGATGAGCCGTGCCCGGGAATCGGGCAGACATGCTGGTCGCCAACGCAGGCGGCAATCAGGTTGCTCATAGTCAGAATTCCTTTCTGTGGCTCGTAGCTTCCTGGCTACTCGTTGTTAAACATTGTTCAAAACCCGCGAGATTAGCATGGCTGGCACCACATAACACTCTCCTAAACCTTGCGGAGCCATGGGTGAAGTGCGAAGCAGAAGCATTAGCGCTATATGGCAGAGCCGAGCGTACAAGGAGGTATTCACAGCGTGTTTTGGAGAGTACTCCTCCACCTGCTTCGGGCCGGCTTACTCCTAGCCACAAACCGGGCAATCAGGATCTTTGGTTAGCTTCATTTCGCGCCACTGCATTTCCCAGGCATCCAGTATCAAAAGTCTACCGACAAGCGAGCGGCCAACGCCTGAAATGACCTTAATGGCTTCCATGGCTTGGGCAGATCCGATCATGCCAACGAGTGGCGCAATCACTCCCGCCTCGGAACAGGTCAGGTCTTCATTGCCCTGCTCGGGATAGAGGCAGTGATAGCAGGGGGAGTCCGCCTGCCGGCTGTCGTAAACACTGAGCTGGCCTTCGCCACGGATGGCTGCGCCGGAGATCAGCGGCACGCCGGCAGCCACACAAGCGCGGT from Marinobacter sp. LV10R510-11A harbors:
- a CDS encoding T6SS phospholipase effector Tle1-like catalytic domain-containing protein; translation: MGTKFGQPDDGQSMGLGLGEQGILKKVKEGAEQLTFEIANRVNDPVDELVIDVFGFSRGAATARHFVSREVYDTTGSLYGEYKGALVRAFEREGIPWPEKVTVRFLGLFDTVAGVADVGNLEFSAHDAETGRVNVNVKSEHAQRAVQFVAWDERRHNFSLNSLRSESGNLPENFDEWVLPGAHSDIGGGYPDRFRERIEVCPPLVITGKDRRNPEASFEFSRMLQERALIRGEGWIGSHDPLATLEIEQKRLPMLPTQPSRV